In one window of Hyalangium gracile DNA:
- the dinB gene encoding DNA polymerase IV produces the protein MRAIIHVDMDAFYASVEQRDNPSLRGKPVIVGGHAQRGVVVAASYEVRPFGVRSAMPMARAVKMAPQAIVVPPRFSAYADASEQVFSIFERYTPLIEPLSLDEAFLDVTASVRLFGEPAEIARRIRKEIALELNLPASAGIAPVKFVAKIASDLAKPNGQREVRAEEVVPTLAKLPVSRLWGVGPKTEEELTRAGLKTIGDVAARDVGWLEQRFGSQGRHLWELSQGIDPREVVPDRAAKSVGAEDTFEEDLRGVDLLRPHVHAQALRVARRLRKAEAKGRVVQLKVKFADFTTITRRTTLSAPTDDGQTLYRAALELLERAHEGKPIRLTGVSVQLAEQQEPQQLGLFAAPAPPPPRSAKLNAALDRIAERFGTKAITTADIAETGGAADDEDPWGRH, from the coding sequence ATGCGCGCCATCATCCACGTCGACATGGACGCCTTCTACGCGTCCGTGGAGCAGCGGGACAACCCGTCCCTGCGAGGCAAGCCGGTGATCGTCGGCGGGCATGCACAGCGCGGCGTGGTGGTCGCCGCCTCCTACGAGGTGCGCCCCTTCGGCGTGCGCAGCGCCATGCCCATGGCTCGCGCGGTGAAGATGGCGCCCCAGGCCATCGTCGTCCCGCCCCGGTTCTCGGCCTACGCGGACGCCAGCGAGCAGGTGTTCTCCATCTTCGAGCGCTACACCCCGCTCATCGAGCCGCTCTCGCTGGACGAGGCCTTCCTGGACGTCACCGCCTCCGTGCGCCTGTTCGGCGAGCCCGCGGAGATCGCCCGCCGCATCCGCAAGGAGATCGCCCTCGAGCTGAACCTCCCGGCCTCGGCGGGGATCGCCCCGGTGAAGTTCGTGGCGAAGATTGCCTCGGACCTGGCCAAGCCCAACGGCCAGCGAGAGGTCCGCGCCGAGGAGGTGGTCCCCACCCTGGCGAAGCTGCCCGTGTCCCGCCTGTGGGGCGTGGGCCCCAAGACGGAGGAGGAGCTGACGCGCGCCGGGCTGAAGACCATCGGCGACGTGGCGGCGCGGGACGTGGGGTGGCTGGAGCAGCGGTTCGGCTCCCAGGGCCGTCACCTGTGGGAGCTGTCCCAGGGCATCGATCCGCGCGAGGTGGTGCCCGATCGCGCAGCCAAGAGCGTGGGCGCGGAGGACACCTTCGAGGAGGACCTGCGGGGCGTGGATCTGCTGCGCCCCCACGTGCACGCCCAGGCGCTGCGAGTCGCCCGGCGGCTGCGCAAGGCCGAGGCGAAGGGCCGCGTGGTGCAGCTCAAGGTGAAGTTCGCCGACTTCACCACCATCACCCGGCGCACCACCCTCTCCGCTCCGACGGATGATGGGCAGACGCTCTACCGGGCCGCGTTGGAGCTGCTGGAGCGCGCCCATGAGGGCAAGCCCATCCGGCTGACCGGTGTGTCCGTGCAGCTCGCCGAGCAGCAGGAGCCGCAGCAGCTCGGGCTCTTCGCCGCCCCCGCCCCTCCCCCACCGCGCAGCGCGAAGCTCAACGCCGCGCTGGACCGCATCGCCGAGCGCTTCGGCACCAAGGCCATCACCACCGCGGACATCGCCGAGACGGGCGGTGCCGCGGACGATGAGGATCCGTGGGGACGGCACTGA
- a CDS encoding ExeM/NucH family extracellular endonuclease: MKRLVAVIPAVALAVGLVASRASLAADTPGACPQGVPLTSIPAIQGSGAGSPLAGRTTSTEGVVVGDFQAADQQSGFFIQAAQGDGNPATSDGLFVYVPRSNALSSIDVLPGDLVRVSGTVKEFRSSTGSGTLTELDAITALSICARGVTVQPAALALPVATVADLEAYEGMLVTSSQVLTVTETYGLGRYGELLLSSGGRLFTPTNGQGGSPEEYARRRLLLDDGSSRQNPAPIPFLSSPGPEGTRRVGDTVQGLTGVLTYAFNEYRLFPTVTPNFVSTNPRTDRPEQIAGGLKVASFNVLNYFTTLNSRGANSPEEFARQKAKTVAALKAIDADIVGLIEVENNGPTALRDLVDALNAAYGEPMYAAVPDPATGVGSDAIKVALIYKPRSVSLAGASLSSADPVFDRPPVAQTFRTNSAGSDLTVVINHFKSKGSCPPSGDVDQGQGCWNLKRIAQANALLQLIGELQAQSNDPDVLVIGDLNAYSEEDPVQTLVAGGLEHLSLRMPAPQRYSYVFEGQSGELDHALATSSLAAQVRGITVWHINADEPPVLDYNTEFKTDDRYTPTPFRSSDHDPLIIGLELNAVCEVDPGAPTLELLGDSPMTLECGVDTWLDPGARAWDACGPLEVHTYNSGNDASGPGPNTRAEGTYSVQYIAWTSMGQAVGAIRSVRVADRTPPLLKLRGDTEMTHTCGTGWVDPGVEAVDACYGNVAPTVRTTGYVNGWVPGVYTVRYDVQDSAGNSAPPLTRTVRVSNCPW, from the coding sequence ATGAAACGACTCGTGGCGGTCATCCCGGCCGTGGCCCTGGCTGTAGGGCTCGTGGCTTCGCGCGCCAGTCTCGCGGCGGACACTCCTGGAGCCTGTCCCCAGGGCGTCCCCCTCACCTCCATCCCCGCCATCCAGGGCTCCGGCGCCGGCAGTCCGCTGGCCGGGCGCACCACCTCCACCGAGGGAGTCGTCGTCGGAGACTTCCAGGCCGCCGACCAGCAGAGCGGCTTCTTCATCCAGGCGGCCCAGGGAGACGGCAACCCCGCCACCAGCGATGGGCTCTTCGTCTACGTGCCTCGGAGCAACGCCCTGTCGAGCATCGACGTGCTCCCGGGAGACCTGGTGCGCGTCAGCGGCACCGTGAAGGAGTTCCGCTCCAGCACCGGCAGCGGCACCCTCACCGAGCTCGACGCCATCACCGCGCTCAGCATCTGCGCCCGGGGTGTCACGGTTCAGCCCGCGGCCCTGGCGCTGCCCGTGGCCACCGTGGCGGACCTCGAGGCCTACGAGGGCATGCTCGTCACCTCCTCGCAGGTGCTCACCGTCACGGAGACGTACGGTCTGGGCCGCTATGGCGAGCTCCTCCTCTCCAGCGGAGGACGCCTCTTCACGCCCACCAACGGCCAGGGCGGCTCGCCCGAGGAGTATGCCCGGCGGCGGCTCCTCCTCGATGACGGCAGCTCGCGGCAGAACCCCGCTCCCATCCCCTTCCTGTCCTCGCCCGGCCCGGAGGGCACCCGCCGCGTCGGCGACACCGTGCAGGGCCTGACTGGCGTGCTCACCTACGCCTTCAACGAGTACCGCCTCTTCCCCACCGTCACGCCGAACTTCGTCAGCACGAACCCGCGCACGGACAGGCCGGAGCAGATCGCGGGCGGACTCAAGGTCGCCAGCTTCAACGTCCTCAACTACTTCACGACGCTCAACTCGCGTGGCGCGAACTCGCCGGAGGAGTTCGCTCGGCAGAAGGCGAAGACCGTCGCGGCGCTGAAGGCCATCGACGCGGACATCGTCGGCCTCATCGAGGTGGAGAACAACGGCCCGACCGCCCTGCGGGATCTGGTCGATGCGCTGAACGCCGCCTATGGCGAGCCCATGTACGCCGCGGTGCCCGACCCCGCCACGGGTGTCGGCAGCGACGCCATCAAGGTCGCCCTCATCTACAAGCCCCGGTCGGTCAGCCTGGCCGGCGCCTCCCTCAGCTCCGCGGATCCCGTCTTCGATCGCCCCCCTGTCGCCCAGACCTTCCGCACGAACAGCGCCGGGTCGGACCTCACCGTCGTCATCAACCACTTCAAGTCCAAGGGCTCCTGCCCGCCCAGCGGGGACGTGGATCAAGGCCAGGGCTGCTGGAACCTCAAGCGCATCGCGCAGGCCAACGCGCTCCTCCAGCTCATCGGCGAGCTGCAGGCGCAGTCGAACGACCCGGATGTGCTCGTCATCGGCGACCTGAACGCCTACAGCGAGGAGGATCCGGTGCAGACGCTGGTGGCTGGCGGGCTGGAGCACCTGAGCCTGCGGATGCCCGCCCCCCAGCGCTACAGCTACGTCTTCGAAGGCCAGTCGGGAGAGCTCGACCACGCCCTGGCCACCTCCAGCCTGGCCGCCCAGGTGCGAGGCATCACCGTGTGGCACATCAACGCGGATGAGCCCCCGGTGCTCGACTACAATACCGAGTTCAAGACCGACGACCGCTACACGCCCACGCCGTTCCGCTCGAGCGATCACGATCCCCTCATCATCGGGCTCGAGCTGAACGCCGTGTGCGAGGTCGACCCGGGCGCGCCCACGCTGGAGCTGCTGGGCGACAGCCCCATGACGCTGGAGTGCGGCGTGGACACCTGGCTGGACCCGGGCGCCAGGGCCTGGGATGCCTGCGGCCCCCTTGAGGTCCACACGTACAACTCGGGCAACGACGCGTCCGGGCCGGGTCCTAACACGCGCGCCGAAGGCACCTACTCCGTGCAGTACATCGCGTGGACATCGATGGGGCAGGCGGTGGGCGCGATCCGCTCGGTGCGCGTGGCGGACCGCACGCCTCCGCTGCTGAAGCTCAGGGGCGACACGGAGATGACGCACACGTGCGGCACCGGCTGGGTGGACCCTGGCGTGGAGGCCGTGGACGCGTGCTACGGGAACGTGGCCCCCACGGTGAGGACGACGGGGTACGTGAACGGGTGGGTGCCCGGCGTGTACACCGTACGCTACGACGTCCAGGACAGCGCGGGGAACTCCGCCCCCCCGCTGACTCGCACGGTGAGGGTCTCCAACTGTCCCTGGTGA
- a CDS encoding secondary thiamine-phosphate synthase enzyme YjbQ has protein sequence MKTLTEYLWFETKSRRELVRLTDSVAGLVRKSGIQEGMVLVSAMHITAGVFVNDDESGLHEDIWEWLQELAPQGPDYRHHRTGEDNGDAHLKSLLIHHQVIIPVTAGKLDLGPWQQVFYAEFDGQRRKRVIIKVMGE, from the coding sequence ATGAAGACCCTCACCGAATACCTCTGGTTCGAGACGAAGTCGCGGCGCGAGCTCGTCCGACTCACGGACAGCGTGGCCGGGCTGGTACGCAAGAGTGGCATCCAGGAGGGCATGGTGCTCGTGTCGGCCATGCACATCACCGCGGGCGTGTTCGTCAATGACGACGAGTCCGGGCTCCACGAGGACATCTGGGAGTGGCTGCAGGAACTGGCGCCCCAGGGGCCGGACTACCGCCACCATCGCACGGGCGAGGACAACGGGGACGCGCACCTCAAGTCCCTGCTCATCCACCACCAGGTCATCATCCCCGTCACGGCGGGGAAGCTGGATCTGGGCCCCTGGCAGCAGGTGTTCTACGCCGAGTTCGACGGCCAGCGGCGCAAGCGCGTCATCATCAAGGTGATGGGCGAGTAG